In Amycolatopsis methanolica 239, a single genomic region encodes these proteins:
- a CDS encoding enoyl-CoA hydratase/isomerase family protein, whose product MTKTSAHRYLITSVEDGVGVIQLNHPEKRNALGWELHREIIAALDGWAEDDCVAAVLLVGNEDYFCAGWALDVLESVSGDELTRFNDLACKLMTTVYDYRKPTVAAVAGVAPGYGMDLANMCDITVAAENAAFGSTQVKYGMNGFYHGMLRKVGGQRARRMLFTGDPIDAAEALRVGLVDEVVPVGTVRESGMRLARHIAEAGAELTTVLKEVALRAGNMDHIGATAYELRVTADLIQRGLFTRRLSDGLAALRSGRSKATERLES is encoded by the coding sequence GTGACGAAGACGTCCGCCCACCGGTACCTGATCACGTCGGTCGAGGACGGGGTCGGCGTGATCCAGCTCAACCACCCGGAGAAGCGCAACGCGCTCGGGTGGGAGCTGCATCGCGAGATCATCGCGGCGCTCGACGGGTGGGCTGAGGACGACTGTGTGGCGGCCGTCCTGCTCGTCGGCAACGAGGACTACTTCTGCGCGGGCTGGGCGCTCGACGTCCTGGAGTCGGTTTCCGGGGACGAGCTGACCCGGTTCAACGACCTGGCCTGCAAGTTGATGACGACCGTCTACGACTATCGCAAACCCACCGTCGCGGCGGTCGCGGGCGTGGCGCCCGGGTACGGGATGGACCTGGCGAACATGTGCGACATCACCGTGGCCGCCGAGAACGCCGCGTTCGGTTCCACGCAGGTCAAGTACGGGATGAACGGCTTCTACCACGGCATGCTGCGCAAGGTCGGCGGCCAGCGCGCCCGCCGGATGCTGTTCACCGGCGACCCGATCGACGCCGCCGAGGCGCTGCGGGTCGGTCTCGTCGACGAGGTGGTGCCCGTCGGCACCGTGCGGGAGAGCGGGATGCGGCTGGCGCGGCACATCGCCGAGGCGGGTGCTGAGCTGACGACGGTGCTCAAGGAGGTCGCGCTGCGGGCGGGGAACATGGACCACATCGGCGCCACCGCCTACGAACTGCGCGTCACCGCCGACCTCATCCAGCGCGGCTTGTTCACTCGCAGGCTCTCCGACGGGCTCGCGGCCCTGCGGTCGGGCCGGAGCAAGGCCACGGAGCGCCTGGAGTCCTGA
- a CDS encoding acetyl-CoA C-acetyltransferase yields the protein MSTSPAIPEAFVYDAIRTPRGRGKSTGSLHTIKPVSLVVGLIGELRARHPDLDPAAIDDLVLGIVSPVGDQGSVLPRTAAMAAGLPDTVSGVQLNRFCGSGLEAVNTAAQKVRSGWDRLVIAGGVESMSRLPLGADGGAWMNDPETNLATSFVPQGVSADLIATIEGFTRDTVDGYAERSQRLAAQAWSGGYFAKSVVPVRDRNGVTVLDHDEHMRPDTTAESLAGLKPSFAALGEQGGFDAVALQRYHWVERIDHVHHAGNSSGIVDGAALVLIGDERAGVEHGLTPRGRIVATATSGADSTIMLTGPIPATRKLLAHTGLSIEDIDLFEINEAFAAVPLKYAKDLGIPMDKVNVNGGAIAMGHPLGATGAMLVGTALDELERRQARRAVVTLCIGGGMGVATLVERL from the coding sequence ATGTCCACCTCACCCGCGATACCGGAGGCGTTCGTCTACGACGCCATCCGCACCCCCCGTGGCCGCGGCAAGAGCACCGGATCGCTGCACACGATCAAGCCGGTCTCGCTCGTCGTCGGCCTCATCGGCGAACTGCGCGCCCGCCACCCGGACCTCGACCCGGCCGCGATCGACGACCTCGTGCTGGGCATCGTGTCCCCGGTCGGCGACCAGGGCTCGGTCCTGCCCCGCACGGCCGCGATGGCCGCAGGCCTGCCCGACACCGTCTCCGGGGTCCAGCTGAACCGGTTCTGCGGATCCGGCCTGGAAGCCGTCAACACCGCCGCGCAGAAGGTCCGCTCCGGCTGGGACCGCCTGGTGATCGCGGGCGGTGTCGAATCGATGTCGCGGCTGCCGCTGGGGGCCGACGGCGGCGCGTGGATGAACGACCCGGAGACCAACCTGGCGACGTCGTTCGTCCCGCAGGGTGTCAGCGCCGACCTCATCGCCACGATCGAGGGCTTCACCCGCGACACCGTCGACGGCTACGCCGAACGCTCGCAGCGGCTCGCCGCGCAGGCCTGGTCCGGTGGCTACTTCGCCAAATCGGTCGTCCCGGTGCGCGACCGCAACGGCGTGACCGTCCTCGACCACGACGAGCACATGCGGCCGGACACGACCGCGGAGTCACTGGCCGGCCTCAAGCCCTCCTTCGCCGCGCTCGGCGAGCAGGGTGGGTTCGACGCGGTGGCGCTGCAGCGCTACCACTGGGTCGAGCGCATCGACCACGTCCACCACGCTGGCAACTCCTCCGGCATCGTCGACGGTGCCGCGCTCGTGCTGATCGGCGACGAGCGGGCCGGGGTCGAGCACGGTCTCACCCCGCGCGGCCGGATCGTCGCGACCGCGACCTCCGGCGCCGACTCCACGATCATGCTGACCGGGCCGATCCCGGCCACGCGCAAGCTGCTCGCACACACCGGACTGTCCATCGAGGACATCGACCTGTTCGAGATCAACGAGGCCTTCGCCGCGGTCCCGCTCAAGTACGCCAAGGACCTCGGCATCCCGATGGACAAGGTCAACGTCAACGGCGGCGCCATCGCGATGGGCCACCCGCTCGGCGCCACCGGCGCGATGCTCGTCGGCACCGCACTCGACGAACTGGAGCGGCGTCAGGCCCGGCGCGCGGTGGTCACGCTCTGCATCGGAGGCGGCATGGGCGTGGCCACGCTCGTCGAGCGCCTGTGA
- a CDS encoding 3-hydroxyacyl-CoA dehydrogenase NAD-binding domain-containing protein — protein MSHDHPMFRWETGADGIVTVTMDDPDQSANTMNDRFRRELPALVDHLYAERDSITGVIVTSAKKTFFAGGDLGMMMRATEDQVEEITGLLDAIKAPLRRLEILGRPVVAAINGAALGGGYEIALACHHRIVLDVPGATVGLPEVTLGLLPGGGGTTRTVRMFGLRTALQEILLTGRKFRPAAALETGLVDAVAATPDELLAAARAWIAANPEPAQPWDRPGHRIPGGTPSSPALATVLPSLPAVLRKQTNGSPAPAPRNVLAAAVEGAQVDFDNALVIESRYCAELICGRISANIIKSMFFDMQAINRGAGRPDGYPEYRARKLVVLGAGMMGAGIAHVAAKAGVQVVLKDVTREAAERGKGYSAKILDKAVARGTTTPQRREEILARITPTADTADAEDADLLIEAVFEDPALKKTVIAETAKYLTPDALLGSNTSTLPITDLAEGADRPEDFIGLHFFSPVDKMALLEIVVGEKTGDAALAKAIDFARQIGKTPIVVNDSRGFFTSRVILEFVNEAIALVGEGVPAASVEQAATQAGYPVGALALVDELTLTLMRKIREETVAGHRAAGIDKPVHPAAAVIDAMIDEHDRKGRAAGAGFYDYADGRKQGLWPGLRAAFGGTNTDIPLIDMQERMLFAEALDTVRCFDENVLRSVADANIGSILGIGFPAWTGGVIQYINSYRGGLPGFVARARELAARYGDRFTPPESLVRKAENGEDYQ, from the coding sequence ATGAGCCACGACCACCCGATGTTCCGCTGGGAAACCGGCGCCGACGGCATCGTCACCGTCACGATGGACGATCCGGACCAGTCCGCGAACACCATGAACGACCGGTTCCGCCGGGAACTGCCCGCACTGGTCGACCACCTGTACGCCGAACGCGACTCGATAACCGGCGTGATCGTCACCTCGGCGAAGAAGACCTTCTTCGCCGGTGGCGACCTGGGCATGATGATGCGCGCCACCGAGGACCAGGTCGAGGAGATCACCGGCCTGCTGGACGCGATCAAGGCGCCGCTGCGGCGGCTGGAGATCCTCGGCAGGCCGGTTGTCGCCGCGATCAACGGCGCCGCGCTCGGTGGCGGCTACGAGATCGCGCTGGCCTGCCACCACCGCATCGTGCTGGACGTGCCCGGTGCGACCGTGGGCCTGCCCGAGGTGACGCTGGGTCTGCTGCCCGGCGGCGGGGGCACCACCCGCACGGTGCGCATGTTCGGGCTGCGCACCGCGCTGCAGGAGATCCTGCTGACCGGCCGGAAGTTCCGTCCCGCGGCGGCGCTGGAAACGGGGCTCGTCGACGCCGTCGCCGCCACGCCGGACGAACTGCTGGCCGCGGCGCGCGCGTGGATCGCGGCCAACCCCGAACCCGCGCAACCGTGGGACCGCCCCGGTCACCGCATCCCGGGCGGCACCCCGTCGAGTCCCGCACTCGCCACCGTGCTGCCGTCGCTGCCCGCGGTGCTGCGCAAGCAGACCAACGGCTCCCCCGCGCCCGCCCCGCGCAACGTGCTCGCCGCCGCGGTCGAGGGCGCGCAGGTCGACTTCGACAATGCGCTGGTGATCGAGTCGCGGTACTGCGCCGAGCTGATCTGCGGCCGGATCTCGGCGAACATCATCAAGTCGATGTTCTTCGACATGCAGGCGATCAACCGCGGCGCGGGCAGGCCGGACGGGTATCCCGAGTACCGCGCGCGGAAGCTGGTCGTCCTCGGCGCGGGCATGATGGGCGCCGGAATCGCCCACGTGGCGGCGAAAGCCGGCGTGCAGGTCGTCCTCAAGGACGTGACGCGCGAGGCGGCCGAACGGGGCAAGGGCTACAGCGCGAAGATCCTGGACAAAGCCGTGGCGCGGGGCACCACCACACCGCAGCGGCGGGAGGAGATCCTGGCCCGGATCACGCCGACCGCCGACACCGCCGACGCCGAGGACGCCGACCTGCTCATCGAGGCCGTGTTCGAGGACCCGGCGCTGAAGAAGACCGTCATCGCCGAGACCGCGAAGTACCTGACCCCGGACGCGCTGCTGGGCTCCAACACCTCGACCCTGCCGATCACCGATCTCGCCGAGGGGGCCGACCGACCGGAGGACTTCATCGGGCTGCACTTCTTCTCCCCCGTCGACAAGATGGCGCTGCTCGAGATCGTGGTCGGCGAGAAGACCGGTGACGCCGCGCTGGCCAAGGCGATCGACTTCGCCCGCCAGATCGGCAAAACCCCGATCGTCGTCAACGACAGCCGGGGCTTTTTCACCAGCCGGGTGATCCTGGAGTTCGTCAACGAGGCCATCGCGCTGGTCGGTGAGGGCGTGCCCGCCGCGTCGGTCGAGCAGGCGGCCACCCAGGCCGGGTACCCGGTCGGCGCGCTCGCGCTCGTCGACGAACTGACGCTGACGCTCATGCGCAAGATCCGGGAGGAGACCGTCGCCGGTCACCGGGCGGCGGGCATCGACAAACCGGTCCACCCCGCGGCCGCGGTGATCGACGCGATGATCGACGAGCACGACCGCAAGGGCCGCGCGGCCGGCGCTGGGTTCTACGACTACGCCGACGGCCGCAAGCAGGGCCTGTGGCCGGGCCTGCGCGCGGCCTTCGGCGGCACGAACACCGACATCCCGCTGATCGACATGCAGGAGCGGATGCTGTTCGCCGAAGCGCTGGACACCGTGCGATGCTTCGACGAGAACGTGCTGCGCTCCGTCGCTGACGCCAACATCGGGTCGATCCTCGGCATCGGCTTTCCCGCCTGGACCGGCGGGGTCATCCAGTACATCAACTCCTACCGGGGCGGCCTGCCCGGCTTCGTCGCCAGGGCACGCGAACTGGCCGCGCGCTACGGCGACCGGTTCACCCCGCCGGAATCCCTCGTCCGCAAGGCGGAGAACGGAGAGGACTACCAGTGA
- a CDS encoding SDR family oxidoreductase, whose product MTTQDTARPLAGRTILMSGGSRGIGLAIATRAARDGANVVLLAKTAEPDPRLPGTVHTAVEEIQAAGGKGLAVVGDVRREEDVARAVEQAVARFGGIDVVVNNASAITLSPLGKLSLKRYDLMLDINVRGTFALTSAALPHLYASDNPHVLTLSPPLNPDPVWLHRHAPYTISKYGMTMLTLGLAGQEHPRPIAANCLWPRTTIATAAVQNIVGGDAAMAVSRRPEIMADAAHAILARDAAECTGTCFIDDDVLRAQGVTDFSGYRYGDAAESDLKPDLFLPGGEL is encoded by the coding sequence GTGACCACACAGGACACGGCACGACCGCTGGCCGGGCGCACCATCCTGATGTCGGGCGGCAGCCGCGGCATCGGGCTGGCGATCGCTACCCGCGCGGCGCGCGACGGCGCGAACGTCGTGCTGCTGGCCAAGACCGCCGAACCGGACCCGCGGCTGCCCGGCACCGTGCACACCGCCGTCGAGGAGATCCAGGCCGCCGGTGGCAAGGGGCTCGCGGTGGTCGGCGACGTGCGCCGGGAAGAGGACGTGGCCCGCGCGGTCGAGCAGGCGGTGGCCCGGTTCGGCGGCATCGACGTCGTGGTCAACAACGCCTCGGCGATCACGTTGTCCCCCCTGGGCAAGCTGTCGCTCAAGCGGTACGACCTGATGCTCGACATCAACGTGCGCGGCACGTTCGCGCTCACCAGCGCCGCGCTGCCGCACCTGTACGCATCGGACAACCCGCACGTGCTGACGCTGTCCCCGCCGCTGAACCCGGACCCCGTCTGGCTGCACCGGCACGCGCCCTACACCATCAGCAAGTACGGCATGACCATGCTGACCCTGGGCCTGGCTGGGCAGGAACACCCGCGCCCGATCGCGGCGAACTGCCTGTGGCCGCGCACGACGATCGCGACCGCCGCGGTGCAGAACATCGTCGGCGGTGACGCGGCGATGGCGGTGTCGCGCCGCCCGGAGATCATGGCCGACGCCGCGCACGCCATCCTCGCCCGCGACGCCGCGGAGTGCACCGGCACCTGCTTCATCGACGACGACGTGCTGCGCGCGCAGGGCGTCACCGACTTCAGCGGGTACCGCTACGGCGACGCCGCCGAATCCGACCTCAAGCCGGACCTGTTCCTGCCCGGAGGTGAACTGTGA